The Cutaneotrichosporon cavernicola HIS019 DNA, chromosome: 5 DNA segment GGAACGCGGACATGCGGATACCGCGGGACGCTCGTACACGGATGACTGCCTCCAGACCGATGGGGCTCGCGAGCACCTTGCCGAACTCGGTCGCGAACTTGATCGCGTCCTCACTGCGCGACGCATTGAAGCCGGGGTAGAGGTATGTCTCGCCAGCAGTGTAGCGGGGCAGGCACGAGAGCGTTGCGACGTCGGTGTAGGCCGATGAGAAGAGGAACATGTCAACAGAGACCTGAGACTTGGAGCACTCGATCGCAAACGTCTTGTAGAAGCTGTTGGCGGCCTGCAGCAACGAACCCTCCTTGCTCGTTCCGAGCAGCTTGGGGTCGTCGCGAGGCTTGAGAGCACCGGTGCCAAGCGTTGGTAGGCTGGCGGACAGACACACGATCTTGCCGCCAATCTTGCCGATGAGCTCGTGAGCGGCCTGCAGAGCAGAGCCGAGGGCGTTGCCGACGACATGCGATTCCTGGAACATGTCGCTAAGTTTGCCAAGGAGGTTCTCGATGGCGGGCCGCGACTCGGAAAGGTTGACGAGCAGGTCGACAGGCTTGGGCAGGAAGACGTCCGAGAGGTCCGAGACAACAAGCATGgacgcctcggcgtccgcgCCCGTTGGAAGGGAGAAGAAATGGAGAGTGGTGGAGACAGCGATGAACGCAATCTTGGTGCGCTGATCCTGGTTGGGAATGTTGTCCAGCGACTCGAGGATTGCGCGCGCTGCCGTCGCGACCATGCCCGACTGGATCGCCGGCTGGCTGACGTCAATGACGAAGCAGTACACGGGCGGCTGGGGCGGGCGGACCATGTACTCGGTGGGCGCAACAAACTCGACGACCGAGTGGTTGAGCTCCTTGCGGGCCCAGCGGTCGGCGGGCTTGTTCTCGACAGAATCCCAGTCGAAGAGCTGCGGGACCTCATTGCTCAGACCGCACATGCAGCACTTCCACCGGttgccgccctcggtgAAGGTGACGAACGGGTTGATGTACACACGGCAACGGCGGCAACGGGCAATGACCGAGTCGGTGACAACCTGCACGgggtcgtcgccgtccgaCTCGCGGAAAGATCTATACGGCGCCATGACAAGCGCAAGCGGGAGCTTGGACTTGTTGAGGAGCGACTGGGTCGCTGGCATGGCAGCAAGCGTGCAGCGCTGATAGGAGGGATCCGGGATGATGTGAGGCGACTGGACGACTGCGGCATTCGAAGGCAGCAGTGCCAGTGGAGGCGCCGCATCAAGGCCGCGCACGTCCGGCTGCATACCAATCAGATTGACGGTGTGGACGGGGTGCTGTTGCTTCGGCTCTACGAATCCTCCTTGCTGCGCGCCGTACGCTGGCTGCTGCCCAACCTGGAGGTTCTGGAACTGGTTCGCCATCTGGTCGACGGGCTGCTTCTGGTCGTACGCACCGCCGTAACCGGGCTGCTGCCCGTACGCGggaggctgctgctgctgctgctgctgctggcctTCCATGCCAGGCGTTATGAACTGGGGCTGCGGCATCTGCGCCTGGCCTGGATacgccgcctgcgcctgctgtTGCCCgtacgccgcgccgccgtcatATGCCGGCTGCTGGGCCGCGCCCGACCCGTACACCTGCTGCATCTGGGCAGTGGGGTACTGGCGGCGCTTGGAGGGTTGATGCCCTCCtgcgggaggaggcgaggccGTTGTAGgacctccgccgccgctaCCGTACACTGGCCGTGTGGGGACGTCCCACTGCGACTGGCCAGTCTCGGTGTCTGAACTGTCAGCAAACGCTCGTTGTTGATACGAGCCCGGAATACGCACTGTAGTACACATACTGGTTGGAGCCCGTGTCCCTGCGCTGTCAGCATTCGCTTCAATGAGCTAGTCATCGGGTCTGCACGCGTCGGAGTGGCGAAGCGTACGCGTCGCTGGCCGGAAGGCGGAACCACTCACCATCGGGCTTCCCAACCCTGGGGAAGGTAGACTTCTTGGACGTTCATCGTGTACCGAGCCCGCGAGGATTAAAGCGGCgcacggcgagggcgaggaaaTCCGTGAAGGGTTTTGcgaggggggagggagtgtGGAGATGTGGGAGGAGAGTGCGATGCGAGTGTTGATGAGCAGTAGCAACCAGCAAGCCGCAAGGCAAAGGGAAGGTGGCTGTGGTGACGCTGCAACTTAGGAGCCAGCGTGGAGGTCCGCCCCACGTTGTTACGCGCCTAGATTCATTTATCCATGCCTGTAAATGATTAGGCGTCCAGTCCACGCGGTGATTTCGGAAATTGCCAAGTGGCCCCGCACTCTCACTTCCAATCTTGGGTTCATCAGTGGATGTTGTTGTGTCTCGCTCCACCAAGACAACCATCACCGACCTCGGAGTTGCCCTCACTATCGCAAGCAGCATGCTCCAAACAAGTCTTATCCCAACAGGCCACGCCGATCTCGTCACTCGTGAGTGCTGTGCTATTCCACATCTGTCAGCACGACTAACAGACAGATGCCGCGTACGACTTCTACGGCGAGAAGTGTAGGTAGCACGACAGCGACCACCTGCACCGTACTGACAGTGACAGTGGCGACGTGCTCGGCCGATCACAAGATCAAGATCTTCAGCAAGTTGCCAGACGGGACATGGGAGCTAGAGACGGAGTGGAAGGTGAGCTGATCTCTGGGACCAACACCGTCATCAACTTAAACCTTTCCCGCTCATCCTAGGCACACGACGCACCAATCCTACAACTCTCCTTCGCGCATCCGATCCACGGCGTGCTCTTGGCTTCGTGCAGTCACGACCGTACTGTACGAATCTGggaggagcagctcgcgccgGCGGGATccggcgcgccgccaaagTGGGTCGAGCGTGGTATACTCTCTGGCGCAAAGGGGAGCGTGCGGTCTGTCGAGTTCGCCCCGCCCAACCCGGCATATGGATTGCGCGTGGCGAGCATATCGACGGATAGTCATCTGCGGGTGCACACCTCTCTTGATCCCGACCTGAATGACTGGTCCCTCGCACATGACGTGCACGTCCCGTCCCTCACGAGTGAGGACGTGCCGGAGACACAGGGCGCAACGCCCGCAGAGACCGCGACTGGCGGATGGGCGCTGTCGTGGTGCAAGGAGAAGTGGTGGGGCAGCGTTATCGCTGTGTTTGCTGGCAACTCACCTGTCGCGCGGATTATCCAGCTTGACGACACGCCGACCgcgctcctcaacctccgccCGCCGGGCGTGAGCCCTCTCACAGCCATTGCGTGGGCGCCATCCTGCGGGCGTAGTTACCACCTCATTGCCACTGGTGCGCGGGATGGCACGGTGCGTATTTGGCGCGCGGAACCGCCCTCagatgacgacgatggcgcAAAGAGCTGGTCGGCCGAGACGGTCGCCGAATTCCCGAAGGGTGCGCGAGTCGGCATGGTCGAGTGGAACGCGACTGGCACGACGCTTACGAcgtcggacgacgagggtgtCATCCGCATCTACAAGCCGACGTATGCCAAGAACTGGAagctcctcggcaagaTGACGGCGGAGGAGCCTCCAGCCGAGGAGTAGGGCGTTCATAGATAGCCGTGTCCTATGTATACGTATTGACTTGAGCCGCGAGAGGGGAGCTTCACAAGGCTGGCTTGTGTTCAGTGCTGTGCGTCGCACTGTTTCTCATCTGGACAAGCCGAGGTAGCTGAGTTACATTTGCCCAGGAAACCACGTTTCTGGAATTTCGCGCCATCCCTCGTTCACGCCTAATATAGCTGCATGCATGATCTACACTCATCTAACGCTCTAAGCGAGCTTAGAAACACGCTGGCGCTCGGCCCTcagcttgacgagcttgacgatGGCATCCTCAAGCTTGACAgtctcctcgcggccctgcacctcgtcgtcacggTTACGGATGTTGAcagcgccggcgtcgagctcgtcctggCCAACCACCATGATGAAGTTCCACTGGTGCGTCTGGGCGTTGCGGATCTTCTTGTTGAGCGTGTTGTCAGACAGGTCAGCCTCGGCGTAGATCTCGGCGTCAGAGAAGGCCTTGGCGACCTTGACGGCGTAGTCGCGGTACAGAGCCGCGACGGGGATAACGACGACCTGACGGGGCGAGAGCCAGAATGGCCAGCGGCCAGCGCAGTTCTCGGTAATGATGGCCAGGAAACGCTCGATCGAGCCGAGAATGGCACGGTGGATCATGACAGGGCGATGGAAGTTTCCGGTGCCGTCAGCGTTCGGCTGCTCGGGGCCGCGGTACGAGAGGTCAAAGCGCTCGGGAAGCTGGAAGTCGAGCTGGATCGTGCCGCACTGCCACTTGCGGCCGAGTGCGTCAGTGaggtcaaagtcgagcttgggccCGTAGAACGCGGCGTCGCCCTCATTGATGTGCCACTTGCCTGGCATCTTGGTCTCAAgcacgtccttgagcgatgcctcggccttgttccacacctcgaggtcgcccaTCCACTTTTCAGGGTTGCGCGTCGACAGACCGACCTTGTAGTCGAAGCCAAACGGCTTGTAAatggcgtcgaggaagtcgaTGGCGCCAAGCAGCTCATCACCAATCTGGTCGACCGTGCAGAAGATGTGCGCGTCGTCCTGCACGAATCGCCTCACGCGGGTCATGCCAGAGAGCGCACCCGACGCCTCGTTGCGGTGCAACACACCAAACTCGGCCATGCGGAGCGGCAGCTCCTTGTACGAGCGTTCGCGGTGGTCAAACGCGACACAGTGGCCGGGACAATTCATGGGCTTGAGCGCAAACtgttcctcctcaaccttgaGCAGGAACATGTCCTTGCTGTAGTGCTCCCAGTGCCCCGACGTCTGCCAGAGCTTCGAGTTGAACATGTTGGGCGTGCCGACCTCAACGAACCCGCGCTTGTGGTACTCCTCGCGCACGAACTTCATCAGCGCATTGTAGATTCGCATGCCCAGGGGGAGCATGAACGGCGAACCGGGGCTGAGGtcggagaagaagaagagctcCTGCTGGAGACCAATCTTGCGGTGGTCGCGCTTGgctgcctcctcctggaGCTTCTTCCACTCGGTCATCTGCTTCGAGTCCGGGAACGACATGCCGTACACACGCTGGAACGAGTCATTGTCCTTGTCACCGAGGAagtacgacgacgagttctTCGTGACAGCAAGCGACTTAATGCGGCCGGTGTGGGGGACGTGGGGCCCAAGACACAGGTCGATGAGGGGACCGCAGCGGTAGACGGTCGACTCGGTGCCATCAGGAACCTTGTCGTTGATGTAGTGCTGCTTGTACTTGTTGTACTGTGTGTGAGCGGGTGGTCCAAGGCTGCACGGTGTTGAACGGTGGAAGGGTGATGGTTCTGAATGTCgtgaagtggaggtggacaCATGCAGTTCTTCGGCTAAGTTACGAGAAAGTGTCTGGGACACACCAGTCCAGTCGGCCGCCGTGGATCCCCAGAAACGCTACTCACCTTGAACATCTCCAAGAGGACTTCCTTTGGTAGCGAGAGGCGCTCAAACTtctgcttctccttgacggccttCTTCGAAATCTCCTCAATCTGCTTGTAGTCCTCGGGGCCGATCGTCTTCTCGTTGGCAAGGTTCATGTCGTAGAAGAAACCACCTTCAGGAAGGGGTGGGCCGTAGCCGAGGCAGCACCCCTCGAACGAGCGCTCACAGGCCTCACCCATGACGTGGGCGGACGAGTGCCAGAAGACCTGGCGCGCCTCGTAGTCGTTCTGGGGAgagtcaaagtcgaggagggcgagcgagaCGCTCTTCTCGAGAGGGCGGGTGAGGTCCCAGAGCTCCTGGttgtcgaccttggcgatGATGACGCGGTCTGccagcgacgtcgagatgcCCTTGGCAATGTCCATGGGCGTGGTCTCCCATGCCGTACCCTCGATCTCTTTGCCGTCTGGGAGCGTGATGGTGATTGGGGAACGGGGCTGCTTGGACACAAACTCATTGTGCTTTGCCATGTAGTCGTCAAAGATCTTGATGCGCTCGGCAAACCACTCAGGAGGCGGGTTCAGCTCGGCGATCGCGCCACCGctcttcttgtccttcttgtcgttcttcttgccctgctgctgctgctgctgctgcttCTGCTtgggctgctgctgcttctgctgctgctggggtgccgccttggccgcggcgggCTGAGCACCGGCTGCCTCAGACATTTTGCGAGTAGGTGTGGTGTGGAAAGAGTGGGAAATTGTGGCGAGTTGGAAGGGGACGGAGCGTTGAGCTGAGGCCCTTGCTCTGAGTGGGTTGAAGCGGGATGAaaggagagggagacgTGCCGCGAGGAAGTGGCGCGTGATCATATACACCTCTTTGGGGCAGCTAGTCAACCGATATCTGTTGACTTTGATCGAGTGTAGAGTGGCGTGGCGTTGCCGAGGTGTGATGCTGCGATGGTTGTCGATCGTTGACCGACTACAGTTGGGATTTTTGACTCGACTCTTTGGTTTGCGGCCCAGAGGCGGCCAACATCGGTCCTCCACCCTACCACCATAGCAACCAGCCCAACATGCCCTCCACTTACAATTTCAGGTACAACGTCAGAAACCGGATCTTGAACAAACCATTAACACGTTAGGCACACTGACGCGTGGTCAAACAGGGGCCTATATCCCATTCCTTGCCTGCCTAATCCAGTGACCAAGAAAGCCATGCGAGCCAACTTCTAAACTCGCCTCTCACAACCGTCACAACAACATCTTCATCCATCTCAAGCATCTCAAACCGCATCTTACATTCGTAGTGGCAGCACGCTACCTCTCCCGGCGAGCCTCATCCCTTTACCCTCCCGCCCACGGCTAGCAAGCTGCACGCACGCAATGGCAGCACAGCAGCCTTCAGAAGGCTCCATTACCATCGTCGGGACGGTTGGCACCTACCAGACCGAGATCAATTTCAAGGACTTGGGCGATGACGAGAGCGCTGAGGTAATTCCAGACCTCCTGGCAGATTACCAGGCAGAGTGCAAGGACTGGACGGCAGTAGCTCGCGAGCACTGGCGCTGCGGGCGCTGGaaccgcgccgaggacctgATTCGGAGGGGTATCAAGTGTAAGTGCACGCTCAGGCGTGACTAACGTTAGTCTTTGCGAGCGGGCGACAGCCTGACCACATGGCTCTCGTGAACTTGTATGCCATGCTCGgacacctccacctcacACAGTCGCGCACCGCGCCCAAGACGGTGCTGCAGAATGCCAAGTTCGATGTGCTCCCTGGGAACGTCGGTACCAAGGAGTATCACTACACTGAGGCAACAGCCAACTTTAACcgtgccgacgaggcgctgcgAAGCTTTGGTACTGGGCCCGAGGATGAGCCAGTCAGCGTCGCGATGGGGAAAAGTACGTCGCCTGCAAACTGCCGCTGACAAAAGTCATCCTCTACCTCGCTCGCGGGCAGCCGGGTGTCGCGTCTCCACTTGTCGACAGGTTGTTGAAGAGGCAACCGAACAACCTCTCTGTGCTGATGGCTCATGCGCGGCTGCAGTTCGCCCGGCGAGAACacgacgcggcgctcgtGACGTACCAGAAGATCCTGAGCCTCAGCCCAGACGTCCAGCCTGATCCAAGGATCGGTATTGGACTCTGCGCAtacgtcctcggcgacaaggAGCGCGCGCATGCTGCGTGGGAGCGTGCCCAACGACGAGTGAGCGTTCACAACCCCAACTATTGGTCACTGACAACCAGGACTCAACGTCGTGGGCGCCACCCCTCCTTCTGGGCTTGTCTTCACTCAACATGGCGCGTGACCCCTCCGTTCCCTTGCCAGAACGTGTTGCCTTCGAGTCCCAAGGCGTGGACAAAGTGTCTGCCGCGTTCCGTCTCAATAACAAGAGCGCGGCTGCGGCCCTGGCTCTTGCTGCCGTCTGCACGTTGGGTCGCGAGGTTGAGATGGCTTCCAAGCTGGCGGAACGCGCGATCCAGTACTCGGACAATAGACGCCATTCGGTGCTGGCCAACTCGGagcgcggccgcctcggctTCATCGCGGGCGAGCTCACTGACGCAGCTCGGTACATTGGTGCTGCCAAGACCGAGGACCCCAACACCGTCAACGTTATGGCCGAGTTGACGCTTGCCCAGATTGCCATCAAGAACGGCAATCTTCGTGAGGCGCTCAACTTCGTGGAACAGACAGCGAAGCGGCTGAACGGCAAGGGCCCGCTCGAGTTCACCGTCCTGCATGCGTCACTGCTTGCGTACCCACATCTGGGAATGCCGGCagacgaggcggagcgcAATCTCAAGTCGGCGCGGACCATGCTCGGCGATGTGCAGAACCTCATGTCCAACGccgagacggaggaggactgGGCCAAGCTGCGAGGCGTGGCCAACGACGCAGACGCTTTTgttgagctcgccaagctgtGGCAGAAGGAGAGCATCGAGAAGGCGATCACCTCATATCAGACCGCTATTCAGATCAAAGCGGAGGCTGAGTCGGACGACGCAGAGGACACTCAGGCCGAGTCGCAGGTGCGCAC contains these protein-coding regions:
- the SEC24 gene encoding uncharacterized protein (Gelsolin repeat) → MNVQEVYLPQGWEARWDTGSNQYVYYNTETGQSQWDVPTRPVYGSGGGGPTTASPPPAGGHQPSKRRQYPTAQMQQVYGSGAAQQPAYDGGAAYGQQQAQAAYPGQAQMPQPQFITPGMEGQQQQQQQQPPAYGQQPGYGGAYDQKQPVDQMANQFQNLQVGQQPAYGAQQGGFVEPKQQHPVHTVNLIGMQPDVRGLDAAPPLALLPSNAAVVQSPHIIPDPSYQRCTLAAMPATQSLLNKSKLPLALVMAPYRSFRESDGDDPVQVVTDSVIARCRRCRVYINPFVTFTEGGNRWKCCMCGLSNEVPQLFDWDSVENKPADRWARKELNHSVVEFVAPTEYMVRPPQPPVYCFVIDVSQPAIQSGMVATAARAILESLDNIPNQDQRTKIAFIAVSTTLHFFSLPTGADAEASMLVVSDLSDVFLPKPVDLLVNLSESRPAIENLLGKLSDMFQESHVVGNALGSALQAAHELIGKIGGKIVCLSASLPTLGTGALKPRDDPKLLGTSKEGSLLQAANSFYKTFAIECSKSQVSVDMFLFSSAYTDVATLSCLPRYTAGETYLYPGFNASRSEDAIKFATEFGKVLASPIGLEAVIRVRASRGIRMSAFHGNFFIRSTDLLALPVLPQDQNYVIELQLEEDLKQPFVVLQTAILHTTCYGERRIRVITQALPTTDTIAQLYASADQIAITSFLANKAVEKIQSNSTLDDARNLVTNRLGEMLSVYKNQVAGSAGASAQLAVPANLALLPLLCCGLVKHVGLREGATIPPDLRAYAHDLLTTLPTQSLVPYIHARFYSLHNMPAEAGTISEEGVVMPPALNLTSERLERHGLFLIEDGQNMFLWVGQEAVPRLIQDVFDLPSYAELQGGKATLPTLDNTFNQRVNAIVAKTRELRRGVYRPTLYIVKSDAEPALRSWALSLLIEDRMDHMSSYAQYLTRVKSKINGS
- the SEH1 gene encoding uncharacterized protein (WD domain, G-beta repeat), with amino-acid sequence MLQTSLIPTGHADLVTHAAYDFYGEKLATCSADHKIKIFSKLPDGTWELETEWKAHDAPILQLSFAHPIHGVLLASCSHDRTVRIWEEQLAPAGSGAPPKWVERGILSGAKGSVRSVEFAPPNPAYGLRVASISTDSHLRVHTSLDPDLNDWSLAHDVHVPSLTSEDVPETQGATPAETATGGWALSWCKEKWWGSVIAVFAGNSPVARIIQLDDTPTALLNLRPPGVSPLTAIAWAPSCGRSYHLIATGARDGTVRIWRAEPPSDDDDGAKSWSAETVAEFPKGARVGMVEWNATGTTLTTSDDEGVIRIYKPTYAKNWKLLGKMTAEEPPAEE
- the THS1 gene encoding uncharacterized protein (Threonyl and Alanyl tRNA synthetase second additional domain), with product MSEAAGAQPAAAKAAPQQQQKQQQPKQKQQQQQQQGKKNDKKDKKSGGAIAELNPPPEWFAERIKIFDDYMAKHNEFVSKQPRSPITITLPDGKEIEGTAWETTPMDIAKGISTSLADRVIIAKVDNQELWDLTRPLEKSVSLALLDFDSPQNDYEARQVFWHSSAHVMGEACERSFEGCCLGYGPPLPEGGFFYDMNLANEKTIGPEDYKQIEEISKKAVKEKQKFERLSLPKEVLLEMFKYNKYKQHYINDKVPDGTESTVYRCGPLIDLCLGPHVPHTGRIKSLAVTKNSSSYFLGDKDNDSFQRVYGMSFPDSKQMTEWKKLQEEAAKRDHRKIGLQQELFFFSDLSPGSPFMLPLGMRIYNALMKFVREEYHKRGFVEVGTPNMFNSKLWQTSGHWEHYSKDMFLLKVEEEQFALKPMNCPGHCVAFDHRERSYKELPLRMAEFGVLHRNEASGALSGMTRVRRFVQDDAHIFCTVDQIGDELLGAIDFLDAIYKPFGFDYKVGLSTRNPEKWMGDLEVWNKAEASLKDVLETKMPGKWHINEGDAAFYGPKLDFDLTDALGRKWQCGTIQLDFQLPERFDLSYRGPEQPNADGTGNFHRPVMIHRAILGSIERFLAIITENCAGRWPFWLSPRQVVVIPVAALYRDYAVKVAKAFSDAEIYAEADLSDNTLNKKIRNAQTHQWNFIMVVGQDELDAGAVNIRNRDDEVQGREETVKLEDAIVKLVKLRAERQRVSKLA